One Oryza brachyantha chromosome 3, ObraRS2, whole genome shotgun sequence DNA segment encodes these proteins:
- the LOC102712342 gene encoding serine/threonine-protein kinase-like protein CR4, whose amino-acid sequence MDNVLVIALCCLVLLPSWADGLGSMASIAVSYGEDGPVFCGLNSDGSHLVTCFGADASVVYGAPSRIPFIGLTAGDGFSCGLLLDTNQPYCWGSNSYVKIGVPQPMVEGAMYSELSAGDNHLCALRTTVKGFHSVNADTSVIDCWGYNMTATHTVAGAVSAISAGSVFNCGLFARNRTVFCWGDESVSGVIGLAPRSVRFQSIGAGGYHVCGVLENAQVFCWGRSLEMQQMSTSNSIDEGDVNIVPMDAMVSVVGGRFHACGIRSLDHQVACWGFTLQNSTQAPKGLRVYAIVAGDYFTCGVPAETSLKPMCWGHSGPLALPMAVSPGICVSDSCSHGYYEYANHGEVGSGSKTCKPANSRLCLPCSVGCPDDALESSPCNATADRVCQFDCLKCASDECVSFCLSQKRTKNRKFMAFQLRIFVAEIVFAIILVFSVTVMACLYVRYKLRHCQCSKNELRLAKNTTYSFRKDNMKIQPDVEDLKIRRAQEFSYEELEQATGGFSEDSQVGKGSFSCVFKGILRDGTVVAVKRAIKASDVKKSSKEFHTELDLLSRLNHAHLLNLLGYCEDGSERLLVYEFMAHGSLYQHLHGKDLNLKKRLNWARRVTIAVQAARGIEYLHGYACPPVIHRDIKSSNILIDEDHNARVADFGLSILGPADSGTPLSELPAGTLGYLDPEYYRLHYLTTKSDVYSFGVVLLEILSGRKAIDMQFEEGNIVEWAVPLIKAGDISAILDPVLSPPSDLEALKKIAAVACKCVRMRAKDRPSMDKVTTALERALALLMGSPCIEQPILPTEVVLGSSRMHKKVSQRSSNHSCSENDLVDGDDQRIEYRAPSWITFPSVTSSQRRKSSASEADMDGRTTTDGRNVGSSIGDGLRSLEEEISPASPQENLYLQHNF is encoded by the coding sequence ATGGACAATGTGCTTGTTATAGCATTGTGCTGCCTGGTCTTGCTGCCAAGTTGGGCCGATGGCCTTGGCTCCATGGCGTCCATTGCGGTGTCCTACGGCGAGGACGGCCCGGTGTTCTGCGGGCTCAACTCGGATGGTTCTCACTTGGTCACCTGCTTCGGCGCAGATGCCTCCGTTGTTTATGGTGCCCCCAGCAGGATCCCATTCATAGGCCTTACCGCGGGGGATGGCTTTTCCTGTGGCCTATTGCTTGACACCAATCAGCCTTACTGCTGGGGGAGTAACTCCTATGTCAAGATTGGGGTGCCGCAGCCGATGGTCGAGGGTGCCATGTACTCAGAGCTCAGTGCAGGTGACAACCACCTTTGTGCCCTCCGAACAACTGTCAAGGGGTTTCACAGCGTGAATGCAGATACATCGGTGATTGATTGCTGGGGGTACAACATGACCGCCACACATACTGTCGCTGGAGCTGTATCGGCCATTTCAGCTGGTTCAGTGTTCAATTGTGGCTTGTTTGCACGGAACAGGACGGTTTTCTGCTGGGGCGATGAATCGGTTAGTGGTGTCATTGGGCTAGCTCCGAGGAGTGTGCGGTTCCAGTCTATCGGAGCAGGTGGTTATCATGTCTGTGGGGTGCTGGAGAATGCACAGGTATTCTGCTGGGGCAGGAGCTTAGAGATGCAGCAGATGTCAACATCCAATTCTATTGACGAAGGTGATGTGAACATAGTGCCAATGGATGCGATGGTCTCTGTGGTCGGTGGGCGGTTCCATGCTTGTGGCATCAGGAGTCTGGATCACCAAGTGGCTTGCTGGGGTTTCACTCTTCAGAACAGCACGCAGGCACCAAAAGGGCTCAGAGTTTATGCAATTGTAGCTGGGGATTACTTTACATGTGGGGTGCCTGCTGAGACATCGTTGAAGCCAATGTGCTGGGGGCATAGTGGGCCATTAGCATTACCAATGGCGGTATCCCCTGGGATTTGTGTATCCGATTCATGCAGCCATGGGTACTATGAATATGCAAATCATGGTGAAGTTGGCAGTGGTAGCAAGACATGTAAGCCTGCAAATTCTAGACTGTGCTTGCCCTGCAGTGTTGGTTGCCCGGACGATGCATTGGAGTCATCACCCTGCAATGCCACAGCTGACCGTGTTTGCCAGTTTGACTGCTTAAAGTGTGCCTCAGATGAGTGTGTGTCATTTTGTTTGTCCCAGAAACGAACCAAGAACCGCAAGTTCATGGCTTTTCAGCTACGTATTTTTGTTGCAGAGATTGTATTTGCCATCATATTGGTGTTCAGTGTGACTGTTATGGCTTGCCTGTATGTCCGGTACAAGCTTCGGCATTGTCAATGTTCAAAGAACGAGTTGAGGCTGGCAAAGAATACAACATATTCTTTCCGGAAGGACAACATGAAGATCCAGCCTGATGTAGAGGACTTGAAGATCAGGAGAGCTCAGGAATTCTCATACGAGGAGTTGGAGCAAGCAACAGGAGGCTTCTCAGAGGATTCACAAGTTGGCAAAGGCAGCTTTTCATGTGTGTTCAAGGGCATTCTGAGAGATGGTACAGTTGTTGCTGTGAAGCGTGCAATTAAGGCATCAGATGTAAAGAAGAGCTCAAAGGAGTTCCATACCGAACTTGACCTCCTCTCCAGGCTCAACCATGCGCACTTGTTGAACCTGCTCGGTTACTGTGAGGATGGCAGCGAGAGGCTCTTGGTTTATGAGTTCATGGCTCATGGATCCCTCTACCAACATCTTCATGGCAAGGATTTGAACTTGAAGAAGAGACTGAATTGGGCCAGGCGGGTCACTATTGCTGTCCAGGCTGCTCGGGGCATCGAGTACTTGCATGGTTATGCCTGCCCACCAGTAATTCACCGAGACATCAAGTCCTCAAACATATTGATAGATGAGGATCACAATGCGCGTGTCGCGGACTTTGGTCTATCTATATTGGGCCCAGCAGATAGTGGTACCCCACTATCTGAGTTGCCTGCAGGAACACTTGGCTACCTTGATCCCGAGTACTACCGCCTGCATTACTTGACAACAAAGTCTGATGTGTATAGCTTTGGAGTTGTTCTTCTGGAGATCCTAAGTGGCAGGAAAGCTATTGACATGCAGTTCGAGGAAGGAAATATTGTTGAATGGGCAGTCCCATTGATCAAAGCTGGAGACATTTCTGCCATTCTTGATCCTGTCTTATCTCCTCCATCTGATCTTGAGGCTCTGAAGAAGATTGCTGCTGTGGCATGCAAGTGTGTCAGAATGCGAGCCAAAGATCGCCCTTCTATGGATAAGGTAACAACAGCTCTAGAGCGTGCTCTTGCATTGCTGATGGGTAGCCCGTGCATTGAGCAACCCATTCTGCCAACCGAGGTGGTTCTTGGGAGCAGCAGGATGCACAAGAAGGTATCGCAGCGGTCGTCgaaccattcatgctcggaaAACGATCTTGTTGATGGGGATGATCAACGGATCGAGTACAGAGCACCGTCCTGGATAACATTTCCAAGTGTGACCTCATCGCAGAGGAGGAAATCCTCAGCATCTGAAGCTGACATGGATGGCCGAACGACCACCGATGGAAGGAATGTCGGGAGCAGCATAGGGGATGGGTTGCGGTCACTGGAGGAAGAGATCAGCCCAGCCTCGCCGCAGGAAAACCTGTACTTGCAGCACAACTTCTGA